The sequence TCAGATTTAAgggaaaaatgtcctttttggggTGCCAGGAAGCCTATTCATCTCTCTCAAGATATCCCTTTGTCTTTGTGAAGCCAGCTGACAGTTAACCTTGAGAACCTTCAATTAACAATGCTTTGGTGGTAAGGCATGACCGCTTTGATGTTTTACGTTTTTGTTGGCTTTTTTTATACCTGCACTGTAAATGAGAATACAATAGAAAGCTGACTGAACAGTTTGTTTCACATGGGGGAGGTAAGGAgtttttgtactgttttttttttttttttttttttttttttgtatgtttaacaACTACAAAAGGGTATAACTGTTCATCTCCAGTTTATGTTGCTGGGGCACAGGGAGCTGCTTTCATTAACAATGGCAAAAAGGCCTTAGTTCAGGTCAGTCCTGCTGATTAGATCAACATCTGAGAGAAGACATCAAGGGGTTCCTTTACTGTCTCACAGCATTAGATTGTTTCTCAGTGGCTGGAAAAGGTCATCTGCTGATTCAGTAATGCCTTGTGCCATTCAAAAAAATATCTACAAGCGAAATACAATTTTAATTGTGTAAAAAGTCAGTGTTAATCGGTTTGGTTGtagtaatttaatttttatttttggaattgttttataaatatatatttacctTTAAGTAGACATGCTAGTTTTTTTCTGAACTTAAGGCATGAAGTGGTATAATATtgaaatgtcagacaaatttaTCCTGCTTTTCTTGTGtgtcagaaagaaaatgatgaatCCTGTTAAAGAGTGATGCAAATATGagtttgtgtcatttgtttttttttaaagaaaaatgtgatgGAAATTCTGTGTGGTGCTGGATTTTTCTGTGTAAACAGTCTGACAGCCACCATCAGTCATCTTCCTTTTGGCTGAAAAGGTGGAAATTGTCACTTcagtttatgtatgtgtgtgtgtctgtttgtgtgtggtgtgtcagtgtgttcattttagaatgattaaatgtatgtgtatgtttgcatcCCTAACACTTGTTTCCTTAGATGTATGTCAACCCCTCCACCTGCCCCCTTCTGTGACTTATGCGCCATACGTGACAAAATAAATTATCCACTGTAAAGCAGGACCATTGACATGTCATGTGAAGCTGTGCTGTAGAGCAGGAATTTGTGCAAAATGGACAATTTAGCATGTTAGCTGTAAAGAACTTGTCAGAAAGTCATGCTGATAACAGCACTACTAAGAATTGGTTCCTACATTTTTAGGTCCACTTATATTTCTTAGTTCCACCAATTGACAGCAAGTCCTTCAGAGGAGCAGTCAGTGTTGCATCCGCATTAGTAAAAGGAGCTGCATTGCTTGTAACTGTTGTACAGTCTGTGTACTTTGGTTATCCTTATCTTCAGGGGTTGACAGGTTACTTCTAATACAGAATTGTCCTTTGCAGATTAACGCAAAGTATGTTGAAAGTTTTTTTGAAAGTAAACCGTTAAGTGTTCATGGTTATCCCTTGGTACATTGTGTTTGAGGGTGTTAACTCTACTTGTTACATGTGCAAATTACAGTAGTAGGGTATGACGCTCCATGTTCACTGAACCAGACTGCTCCACCAGCACTTGTGGATGTTGCCTTATTCTGAGTGATTGAACTgacaatattttatgtttatgtatgtgaaGGAAAATTGAAAAGTCGCATGTAATTGTGGTAGACACAACTGAAATGGCACTGTTGAATGTTGCTGTGGTGAGGTGTGGCATTGTTCACTTCTGCTCCATCAGGCAGGGAGTTGCAGAGGAATACTGACAAAAAGACTGTAGGAAAGATTCAGTGTGTGATCCAGGTTATGTGGAGCTGATGGTCAGTTGGTCAATTCATGTCCTAGATGTTTTTCCAGTAGAACGCTATTGTGTCTCCTGAAAAAATAATTGGGTGAACGTAGTCAGTTTTTCTAATTAATTTCCTCTTAATGTGTAgtctttttcctctgcattaTTGAATGCATattatttgaatacaaatacaaacacacagtttaaCACCTTTGCATTAGACTGGCCTTTTCTCAGTATTAGACATTGAGAAAGTCATCATACCTGATTATAATTCAGACtgaattcaaaaatgtttctttatgcCACAGTAAGTATTACAGTAAGGTTGCATGTACTCCCATGTCTTTCACATGAATATAAGAATGACCATGAGATGTTGCCGTAACTCCTCTGTTCAGTGGCTGGTCCATCTGATATAAGGCAGTGATATTCTGTATCTGCATATATGATCTTTTCAAAATGCTGCATAAATTGTGGCAGACTGTGCAATGATTGCATCTTGTGGACAAACTATACacttatttaatatttgaagTACAACTCAAATATTTATACCTATTTCCAGACTACCTCTTTGCAATGACTGCATTTGTAGAGATAGCTGTTCGTTGTCTAGTTGCTTTAGTCTCTTAACCGTACGGTAGGTGATCACTACTGGTCCACAGGTGAGACCGAAACTACAGTATTGTCCTTATGACTCTGGtgaaatgtgattaaatattcAAGCTCTGTGTATTGAAGGTTTGTTCTACAGTGTAGACAAATGGATCTGTGGCCAAGCTCCAGGGGGTTGAAAAGAAAAGTTCCACCAAAGCACATGTGTCTGAAGTTGAACAacacttttaataaaacatttcccttATTTCTATGAACCCCtttcacacccccaccccacccaccctaAATGCCCTCCCATCCCATCCTGTCCCCTGTATTCATCTCTGTCTGTTGGACCAGAGCTTCATCCAGCCCTGTACCAGCTGACATTCTTCATCTGGTTTGCACAAGTAGCAGTTTGTTGTAACCTTTTGTATcttaaaaacagtttaaaacatgATTTCAGAGGGTAACCCTCCCTGCCAACCCCAGACATTCTgacccctttccccctccccccctccttcacGAACACAtgtagaatgtgtgtgtctgtcctcttttttttctacccatcctttccctttccctctcttttcttgGGCATTCAATGTGCTTGCAGCACCTCAAGTTCGAAGAATAACCATTGTAAGAAGACCTGTACAGGAAAAGAAagatataatgtaaaaacagacaGGGCACCACAGTGACATGCAAGAGGGCAATAAAATCTAGGCACAATTAAATATGAAGTGctttctgaatttaaatgtagtgtatacattcacacagtggGAACCTGCTGTCATTTTGCTTGAAACACAACCCACTGATGCATTCTATAAAAGATGTGAGGACAAATCAGTTTACACAATTAACCAACACAGTTTGACCCTACCCATTACAGTAGGGTGCACCTCTAAGCACGGTGcttcataattattttaatctttattcattcatttttattaatctttattcatctttattcatattcattcatgttcCACGTTTCAGAGTGTATTCCTGAGGTTGCTCACCTAGAACATAAGCAGCTACAAGTTTCTTGTTAACACTTAAGTGGAGGTAGACAGGCACAACGGACTCCAGCTCCCCCAGGGTGGGCAGCATGAGGACAGCCACGCATACCAGCCCCAGCAGGACGGTCAGTGCACTGGGACCTCCCGATGGCGCCCGGCTCTCTGCTCAACAGAAGGCCAGATCCTCGTTACTTTCAAAGGCTTGGGTTTAACACTTAGCTCTGCAATTCTAGGTAGTGTGGTCGTTGGTGCCACCTAGTGCTCTGAAAAAGAACCTGCAGCACTTGCCTGTTCCTCAAGTAGAATATCATGAGCAgtaagcaatgttttttttttttcttgatacCAAACAAGGGCAAGTTTGGCAAAATTAAAGTCACTGCCAAATTCAGAACAGCAATGATTCTACTTGTaagtaattacattttcttcaaaatataaaacagtaaCAGTGGACCTCTCCTTCTAGTGGTCAATCTGATGTATGGCcgctattaataataattttatcattattgatTTATCAAAGCTGTACATGGTGTTGAAACCATATCAAGACCCTTATATTGCTGCCATCACATTGATTCATATATAGCAGTgagctccctctagtggaggTAAGGTGAGGCTACAGCTAGCCATGTCTACCTTGCTGGAATGCAGTCTGCTCGAAGAAAGCACTGTCAGCCAGCTGCTCCTTCATCCTGCGCTCCTCCTCTTGGGGCCGGGAGTGGGAGGGCTCCTGAGTGGCcgagggcagcagtgtggccaTTACCTCCTTGCGGCCCAGGGCCTTCCGCTGGCTCTGCTCCGACACTTGCAGTCGGAACTTATCAATCACGCCATAGTGGCATGCCCGCACGTCTCTGTGGCGGATTACGCTGGGCGGAAGCAGAGGGACAAAGGGAACATAGGGATACAGTGAAAGAGCTCCCTAGAAGACAaaagtaatgtgtgtgtgtgtgtggaggagggggtaCTGACAGGAAGTGGGTGGCACTCCCGTCAGTAGGACAGACATATttcaatattgtcatttagcagatgctcttatccagagccacttacataggttacaattttttccattttatacaactggatatttaccgaggcaattgtgggttaagtaccgtgcccaagggtacagcagcactaccccagcagggaatggaaccagcaaccttttggttacaagacATGTTCTTTACTTCGGTAGTAAGtaagctacactgccacacagtgtGTGGCTTCATAAACAGGACGACCGCTTACAAGTCCAAAATATCACTTACATGTCCACGCAGCACTGTGGCTTCACAGCTCCAGTAGCGTCTACCACGGCATACTTGTTCGGCGCTGTGCACAAAACTGGGAACACAGACAAgcccctcagacacacacacacacatcggtACTTCCCAACAACCGCAACAACCCGCAAAAGGCAGCCGCAGCGGCAGGCACCGCCGCCGGATGCCGAGCACAGCATGGACATTGAGGCCTTCCCTCACCTTTGAACTTCAGGGCAAACTCGTAGGGGTTGTAGAGGGTGAGCACCTGCTTGTGGGACGTCTGCTCGTCGGCGTAGAAGACCAGCTCTGTGGGGAACACGAACACAGGAAGGCTGCCCTCCACCAGATCTGGCTGCCGGCTCTGCTGCTGCATTTGCACACGCTGCACTCGGcccctccagctctctctctctctctctctctgtctgtctcactaaGTGTGTAGCGTCCCTCCCCGGCGCAGGTCGCcctctcctctcagctcctcaGCAGCATCACAAGCACACCCTGGAGAAAGAAGAGGAGCCACAGAGGAGCTATTATGATACGAAACACCTCGGTTCAGTCAAGGTTAAAATGACGAGCGGCACAAATGGCACCTGAACGACAGGCTGCTGCTTTGAAACGGTGCAGCAAGGCCATTATGAGTACAATCCAACACTTTACCGGAAAGTTGAGAAAGATGAGAAGTACTTTCTGAGAAGTAAGAAAGGTTCTGAAGTAACGGTAAATGGCACTAAAGAGCTGTAATACTGACTGCTGTCAGCGATGCCTGCCCACactttacaaaaataacaagATGTAAACAGTGCGTCACTTTTCCTATATAAATGAACTATGATTTCTGTGCGGGGGACGTGGGAGTGTTATCAGAGTCTTTTCTTAGAAGTACTAAGACTTGGTGTACACGGGCAACCAGTGTAGATTCAACAGTAATAACATGACTTTACGCAGATGCACTAATCTTTAACGTATATGGATACAACGATCTAATGATATGTGTCCGGTACCAGCCCATCCTATGTCGTATAACGACCAGTTGTTCCTATGAGCGCGTGTTAAAAGAACAAGCAGCTGGTCGCCACTTCCACGTGGCTAATCACGTGAGTATGTTTACAGGCACTAACGTCATTCCTGGCTAAGGTCTTTTGCAAGAGCTACGTGCCAAAGCTTCTCTGTGTATGTCGAGTCAAATATGGTTTAGTTTATCCTATCAGATAAACACGGAGCACTTTGCTATTCTGTTGACAATTCTCTGTGAGAATTATTTGAAGACAATAGCTTTTAGCTGCCAAGCCATACAACTAGTGCTACCTTTAGCCAACAACAATTCACGCATAGCTTACTAACGGTAGCTGGCTGTGCCTCGGTTTGCTATACACAATCATCTAACTGTCTTGTTAgactattttaatttaaatgacaatCTAGCTAGTCAGCTACACTGCATTTATACACATAGGTACAGTTTGCTAGATAACGATCTAATTGTTCGAGAAATAGAATAACGGCTAGTTCGTCTACTGGTTAGTCACCTAGCTACGTTATCTATCATTatcaagcaagctagctagccaagcCCTTGATAAACCTAGTAGCTAAACCAACATCAACGcgttagctaattagctagttGGCTAATTAGCTAGTTGTACATTGTGTATTATGATATTCTAAACGATTAGGTACAAGCCATCGTCAAGCGCCTTGGCATGGTGGCAGACACTTGCTAGCATTAGCTAACGAGGTAACACGAACTTCTTATGTGAAGAAGCTAACTGGCTAACTGATGTTGCTATATAACATTAGACAACTAACCCAGTTAAATGATGAGACTAGCTTGCAGAGCTGCTGTTTCCAAATGCCAAACTTCAGCTAGCTACAATTGGCTAGCCAAGTAATTTCAGACCGCcctgtatgcatttatttagctAACAATGGATGACGAACAAAGGCAATTTATTATTCACAAAGAATAGCTAGCGGAGTGGTTTGCTAGTTACCTATCGTGACGATCTTGACCCTTTTCATTGGCGAGCTAGCTTGCTTTTTTCTTGCGCTATATAGCGATACTGGGTAAATAGGCAGCTGTAAAATTAGTAAATAAAAggtagtcagctagctagcaagctgccAGTCTAGTTTCTTTGCCAACTATCCTGTTAgcacattcatatacattttaaatatacgACTTACCCTCTTTTCAATCCTTATTGATAACGCTGGCCAGCGATTGTTGTTTAAATCCCACCCAgttgttttctctccttttctccccttTGTCAATCTGCTGCAGTTCAACACGGTGGATGCCGGGATAGTGGAGGGCTCAGGGAATTCCGGCAGTCCTTCAGTGACGTAACTCTCTCTTCTGCGACAGGCAAATACTTGGCTGCAATTTAGAGACCTGTAACATTACGCTTGTACATTTCTCAGTTTCATGGGTCAAAGCTATAATGTGCCTATTATATGCAGCGTAGTCGCCCACTTAAAAGCTGAATAGAAAGGTTGTGTGTTCAGGTCTTCAATTGCGTACTGTATTGACCTCTGAAAACAGTGGCATTTGAATATTACCTCATATGCAAGTACCGTTAGAGGATTGTCATGTATTATTGGCTGAGTTTCAGAATGTTAAGGACTGCCAGTGACTGCTAAAGCACACAATCCTTATTTGGAGATGTCTCATATTCTGCTGCCTGGATAGTTTTGGACTTTGTGGTTCTTCATGCTCTTGCCATTTTTGTACTTGTTTAATGGTGTGGCCAAGTGGCAGTATCACAACACTGTTATAATTAATCACAATTATGATGAAAATAGTCTCCTCTATCTCTCTGAACTACACAAGTGGAATCTTTCCATAATGTTAAGTAAAAGATGTATGTGCATATTGACCTTGACTCCTCTCCTTTGtttgtaatgagcacaaaaagAAATTTATCACTATTTATGCATGGTTTTCAATAGAGCATATAGATCTGGAGTAATTattactttttcctttttacagtttaattaaTTTACCATTTATGATTGTCTGTGATATGGTTCAATGACTGATGTTTTTATAATCACCGCTTCATGTCATTAATCACGAAGGTGATTGGGCACAAATGATAAGGTGATTTAATTTGCTGAATGCCAGGTTTGGTGAAAATCCAGagataaaacacaaatatagtCATTTACCAAGGTCTAAGTCCAATGTCAGAGACTGGGCAATGTTAGTGCATTGTCCTGTGCAGACTGGGCTGTTCACCGCCAGCAACACCTAACCCAGCAAAACACTGTCTGTCAAAGATACCTCACACTATGGGAGGCCACATGGCACATCTCACCAAGATCCAGACGTCATCATGCTCCATCTTTGTGACTGTATTACCATTGCCAGCTCCACATCAGAAATGCCAGGCTGATTCCACTCCTGCATCGACACAGCGTGCAGGCAGCTACAGAGACATCAGCCCAAAGGACTGCACAGGTACTAAGCACTCACCAATGTTAATATGTTTTAGAACACAATGAGGAACATACATGGACCTTCATAATGACATATTCGATGTTGTGCCTGACACACTACTTGATGAGTAGATCCAAATAAAGTGATCTGGACCAGAGTATCTAATTACACCAAACCCCATTTGTAGTGAATGACAGCAGCGTGACAGCAAGGTGCTACACTAATGATGTCCTGGAACCTGACGTGCCACACTTCCTGTTAGCTCATTCTGATGTGTTAACATACCAGTAGGACAAtccatgcacacatgctgtttGTATAATTCTTTCTTGGGAGAGAATGTGGTATTGGCCCCTGAATTGTCAACTTACCAGGCTTCCTATTGGATACTGGCAGGATGAGCTGTACTGATATATATCGCGAGATATATATATAGCGAGACCAGTGAACAGGCTTATTGATGTCCAGGATCTGTATAACGGATGGGACAGAATCATACAAGGTACTATCTGCAACATGGTGCAAAAAATCTACCAGAGACATAGCTTATATTACCTCCAAGAGTGGCCACACTAAGCAACAATCGGATCATCTTTGTTGAATGCAAATGACAAATCACTAAACTGTAATAATGTACAATGTTGTATATGTTCAATAAAATATCAGCATACCTGCTACAAAAAAGATGCTACAAATTTGATTTTGCTGATATTGCCTAAATGAAGGTATGAGCGGTTAGTTCATTTTCATGCTTagaacattttgcaaaaaaaatgtatgtaggTATGACATTGTAGATAAAGTACAAGACCATTTTATCCCATATGCTTTCCATCCTGTCAAGTAATTGAAGTTGCACGCACCAGTGATTCACCTAATTGGTCAACTCATAGCTTCGCTGAAGCAGACCTATGTAACCCATTCTTAAACAGCCCCATTCTACAGTGCTGTATGTtaagaatgtaaaaaagaaaagcttattactactactactattttATTGGGTAGTTTAGCAGACAACATTCATCTGGGTGACATACAGCATATAGCACTAATACACACAATATGTGGTCTTGACTGCTGAGCTAGCTGGTTAATAAATACTAAGAACCAAAGGTCTGAGTGGTCAGCCCAGATGTTAAGGCACATGGTCGAATTACCGTTAATGTCTACCTCAGTTTACAATGAAAATctggcaaacagaaaacaaattgtGGCATCATAAggcacagtggaattgcataTAGCACCTTTAACAAGCAGATTACACCTCACCCaccacagagaaacagccatCAGAAGATTCACCatacatcagctgaggtggtgTGACGGGAATGTATTGAGTCAATTAAACTGGGGATGACCACGTGGTGATATTTAGAAAGCCTGATTTGGGAATATAGCCAAAAAACCAAGGAACTCCCTGTTAAGTATGAAGGAATTTTCAGTTACCATAGTGAATGTAGACCTCAGTTTAATGTTGCATCAGAAAGACTAAGTCTGCACATCATTGCACAAAGTATTGGTTTCTATTTGGGCCAGGGAGAAGATTGCCCCCTACTGGCTCACTGACGCCACTCCAAGCAGTAACCTGGTTTTCTCAGGAGGTTTCCCATCCAACCATTATCCAAGCCCAGAGCCTCATAGCTTCAGCCATTTAACCAAAGAACAAGGTGGTTTGACAGCTTTATGGATGTCTGAGTGTAAgtgaaacaatacaaaatggaaTCCGACTGACAAACCCCTATAGATGCATTGTCCTTCTTCCTCCAGGCTATTCATAAGTTTCAGATCAAGAAAGATGGTTGACTATATTATGCGTATAGCATTAATGTTTAATACGACAGTGGAGGATACACTCAAATGTTAAGGACAGAGAACACATACAGTAACTCAACTATGCCGTATAACAAAAGTCCACTTGACGTAATGTAGAAAGAGCAAAGCAAACAAGTCGTGTTGCACTGCGATATGAAAAACAACTTGAcgttttcactgctgttgtgattAGTTCGCATGAAACACGTGGTTTGTTTTTACCAAGAATTGTTAAAATTCTTGAGACATGCTTGAAGCAATGAAATCATCGTTTTTAGAGAAACAGATTTCTGTGGGGGCGCTTACTACATATATAACGCAGCTTTATCTTTCGATTGGATCGAATTACTACCTACGATCAATCAAGCTGCTTTGCGTCCTTTCCCGACTTTCCAAGAACTTGTAGAGCGTGCGGCTGTAAACAAAACAGCTCGCCCGACCCAGCCGAAATCGTCTGCAGGGCTGTGGAAAGCGCTGTGGCTCGAGTTTTCGTAAGGTACAGCAAAAGTAAACAGCACGCTGGCTAATTTGGGCGGACAGCGCAGTCTCATTGTCCATGTCCTTTCCGCATCAGACACAACCTCCCTTTCAAAAATTACCGTACCTACCACCTTTATTCCAATTTTATGTAACTGGGTGATAAATTACTTGAACAAGCACGCAACATCAGTCCCGTCAAAAAAACCCGATATGGGAAGCCATGTTTACCACAATATACATTTCCCGTTTAAGGACGTGCAGATAAACACTCAGGGAATTCGGAACTGTGTATCTCAGAGGTGGTTGTTACTTAGTTTTAAGACGTGGTAGAGAAGGCACGGCgatttaaatcaatatttttcactgtatttatACTATTCAGCAACTCTCCCAACCCCCTTCCCATGTGAACAACCGTAAAGGGTTAGCTAGCCAACTGTGTGCTAGCTAGTTCACTATGCGGTCTTTTCTGAGCGCCCTTACTGAAAATCCTTGtaaattttccatttacatatCCATATCGTATACTTCTTACTATCAACCCAAACACTACTcgaaaacaaagaaaattaaaacttaAATCAACCTGCAGAAGACCGCTACCCTTCCGCCGCCTAACCTTCTCTAACCAGAAAGAAAGACTGTGGGGGGAGGGCTTACAAATACTTTCCAAGCTCATTGTATATTTAAATTACTTTGCTAGGCGTGGCCTAGTCGGCCGGGCTCGGCCAATCCCGTAGAGGCAGCGGAGTGAGGGCGTTTCGGTCTGTTCGGAAGAGAAGTTCTCCATCAGCGCGAGCTTCAGGAGCGCTCAGTTAAGATAGAGAGGGAGTCTAGCGGCAGCAAGGGGTGGCTGTAAGACCCTCTTTGGAGGGGGGTCCGattataacaaaaatatatacacacatatatagacaTTATACACGCCCAGGCCGCAAGATAGGTCCTATGACGAGTTtaggcattttaaaataagcattACATCTgtctatacatttttaaaaatgcctatTTTACTTTTCTTGATAGACACGTCCGCTTCTATGAATCAGCGCACTTATTTGGGTACGACGTATCTGGACATTGCTAAAGGCGCGGTTGAGATCTTTATGAAGGTAAAGAATCATTTTACCCCtacttttcagaaaaatatcTTGCCTTGTTGTAGCTGA comes from Megalops cyprinoides isolate fMegCyp1 chromosome 3, fMegCyp1.pri, whole genome shotgun sequence and encodes:
- the mospd1 gene encoding motile sperm domain-containing protein 1, whose amino-acid sequence is MQQQSRQPDLVEGSLPVFVFPTELVFYADEQTSHKQVLTLYNPYEFALKFKVLCTAPNKYAVVDATGAVKPQCCVDIVIRHRDVRACHYGVIDKFRLQVSEQSQRKALGRKEVMATLLPSATQEPSHSRPQEEERRMKEQLADSAFFEQTAFQQESRAPSGGPSALTVLLGLVCVAVLMLPTLGELESVVPVYLHLSVNKKLVAAYVLGLLTMVILRT